The following are encoded together in the Thermoplasmata archaeon genome:
- a CDS encoding 4Fe-4S binding protein, translating into MSVLKEMFENLAKKPATTLYPKEKVPIPPAFRGRIAIRDEKCIGCSKCAVVCPTQCITMVASEREVEVKGRKITRKKKPEVELFMCIRCGLCEEYCPTDPKAIYLSNEFSGAGPDKSVVVK; encoded by the coding sequence GTGAGCGTCCTCAAGGAGATGTTCGAGAACCTCGCGAAGAAGCCGGCGACCACGCTCTACCCCAAGGAGAAGGTGCCCATCCCGCCCGCCTTCCGCGGCCGCATCGCGATCCGGGACGAGAAGTGCATCGGGTGCTCCAAGTGCGCGGTCGTGTGCCCGACCCAGTGCATCACCATGGTCGCGAGCGAACGGGAGGTCGAGGTCAAGGGCCGCAAGATCACCCGCAAGAAGAAGCCCGAGGTCGAGCTCTTCATGTGCATCCGCTGCGGCCTCTGCGAGGAGTACTGCCCCACGGACCCCAAGGCGATCTACCTGAGCAACGAGTTCAGCGGCGCCGGGCCGGACAAGAGCGTCGTGGTCAAGTGA
- a CDS encoding hydrogenase maturation protease, protein MTYVPQRNLEARLRDRLRHAKRVAVVGVGDELNVHDRLGMLAAKEVDGLHLANVRVFLAGTVPESVTGPIRRYRPDAILLLDAADMGARPGTVALVEPREVRANLLSTHALPLSVVMEFLEKDAGARVTLVGIQPDLDAEGFSPAGPEQAGLTRLVVSLFHVLGEPPSRPPRVARAARPRAGRGSRAL, encoded by the coding sequence GTGACGTACGTTCCCCAGCGGAACCTGGAAGCGCGCCTGCGCGACCGCCTGCGGCACGCGAAGCGCGTCGCGGTCGTCGGCGTGGGGGACGAGCTGAACGTCCACGATCGGCTCGGCATGCTCGCCGCGAAGGAGGTCGACGGGCTCCACCTCGCGAACGTGCGCGTCTTCCTCGCGGGGACGGTCCCCGAGAGCGTGACGGGCCCCATCCGCCGCTACCGCCCCGATGCGATCCTCCTCCTCGACGCCGCGGACATGGGCGCACGGCCGGGCACTGTCGCCCTCGTCGAGCCCCGCGAGGTCCGCGCGAACCTCCTCTCGACCCACGCGCTCCCCCTGTCCGTGGTCATGGAGTTCCTCGAGAAGGACGCCGGGGCCCGGGTGACCCTGGTCGGGATCCAGCCCGACTTGGACGCCGAGGGATTTTCGCCCGCGGGCCCCGAGCAGGCGGGACTGACCCGGCTCGTCGTGAGCCTCTTCCACGTCCTGGGCGAACCGCCGTCGAGGCCTCCCAGGGTCGCGAGGGCTGCACGACCCAGGGCCGGCCGCGGCTCCCGAGCGCTGTGA
- a CDS encoding TldD/PmbA family protein has protein sequence MADALSAALRVLDAAGAEFGDVRRESRVAYAVRMANGQIETSGGTHRAGWGLRAFIRGAWGYASGTSAKVADLVTAANRATAIARANAAAGVARTSLRGVPDGHKVYRATCRIDPADVSGEEKVALAAELDKALAGEGIGSTASAYTESDLRCELANTAGARVTWREVRVRLFAQAIAQEGERQEIAYEVRDASAGWEFLKEVDPAGFGEETRNEARERLKAIKPPAGLQTVILDPDASGLLAHEVMGHASEGDEIVKRRSFLSRVVGKRVGSDLVTMYDDGTVHKAHGTIPVDSEGTPARKTKIIDRGIYKGYMQSLETAGALRARPTGNGRAQDFGRRVWVRMTNTYFAPGRDSRDTILEDTKDGILTKGWISGMEDIVGGGFQAVTQSGWLVKRGELAERVRGMTLTGNALAILKSVDRVSKDLILSGGTCGKGEADDFVPVGAGGPYMRAKVVVGGG, from the coding sequence TTGGCCGATGCCCTATCCGCCGCCCTCCGGGTCCTCGATGCCGCCGGAGCCGAGTTCGGGGATGTGCGCCGCGAATCGCGCGTCGCGTACGCGGTGCGCATGGCGAACGGGCAGATCGAGACCTCGGGGGGCACGCACCGGGCGGGCTGGGGGCTGCGCGCCTTCATCCGGGGTGCGTGGGGCTACGCCTCGGGGACCTCGGCCAAGGTGGCGGACCTGGTGACCGCCGCGAACCGGGCGACCGCCATCGCCCGCGCGAACGCCGCGGCCGGGGTCGCGCGCACCTCCCTGCGAGGCGTCCCGGACGGCCACAAGGTGTACCGGGCCACCTGCCGAATCGATCCGGCGGACGTCTCCGGCGAGGAGAAGGTCGCCCTCGCCGCGGAGCTCGACAAGGCCTTGGCGGGCGAGGGCATCGGAAGCACGGCCTCGGCGTACACGGAATCGGACCTCCGGTGCGAGCTCGCGAACACGGCCGGCGCCCGCGTGACCTGGCGCGAGGTTCGCGTCCGCCTGTTCGCGCAGGCCATTGCCCAGGAAGGCGAACGCCAGGAAATCGCGTACGAGGTGCGAGACGCCTCCGCGGGCTGGGAGTTCCTGAAGGAGGTCGACCCCGCAGGGTTCGGCGAGGAGACGCGGAACGAGGCGCGGGAACGGCTCAAGGCGATCAAGCCTCCCGCGGGACTCCAGACCGTGATCCTGGACCCGGATGCGTCGGGCCTCCTCGCCCACGAGGTTATGGGCCATGCGTCCGAGGGCGATGAGATCGTCAAGCGGCGTTCCTTCCTGAGCCGCGTCGTCGGGAAGCGAGTGGGGAGCGACCTCGTCACGATGTACGACGACGGCACGGTGCACAAGGCCCACGGGACGATCCCCGTGGACTCCGAGGGCACGCCCGCGCGGAAGACGAAGATCATCGACCGCGGGATCTACAAAGGGTATATGCAGAGCCTGGAGACCGCGGGCGCGCTCCGGGCGCGGCCTACGGGCAACGGCCGCGCCCAGGACTTCGGCCGGCGGGTCTGGGTGCGGATGACGAACACGTACTTCGCACCCGGGCGGGACTCCCGGGACACGATCCTCGAGGACACGAAGGATGGCATCCTCACGAAGGGCTGGATCAGCGGCATGGAGGACATCGTGGGCGGGGGATTCCAGGCGGTGACCCAGTCGGGCTGGCTCGTGAAACGCGGCGAGCTCGCGGAGCGGGTCCGCGGCATGACGCTCACCGGGAACGCACTCGCGATCCTGAAGAGTGTGGACCGCGTCTCCAAGGACCTGATCCTGTCCGGGGGAACGTGCGGCAAGGGGGAGGCCGACGACTTTGTGCCCGTCGGGGCCGGCGGGCCTTACATGCGCGCGAAGGTCGTCGTTGGGGGCGGGTGA
- a CDS encoding TldD/PmbA family protein → MDLLELAPDATKRALAQGAEQAEAFAIRYATRHVYIEDDVPKVAEDRHEVGLGIRVARGRRVAFASTTLASPTDAASAVRSAVAGLRQIPEDPKFVGFAHGDGKGSVAGVFDAATADTDVETFLTSARAFVDAAKETKSVSVPKATFRLQEYALRITNSNGVDAAHRGTLVYAYLTTKAGSGSSVGEGIVHGVRPRLKDVDFSDLGKVCARRAVENREAKAFPGKLSGTTIIDPQELGQLFLQAVGAAVCGQNVYRKRSPWADKVGAEVGTPQVTIRDRPRLRGGMLSCASDDEGAPTQDRTVVGAGRLTGLLADTYHAPLVSAKPGNAFRRGAATLEGAYLRPPENAVSNLVLEPGTESLDDLLGKVDHGVYVEKFAAPELNPITGAFACEVRNATLVERGGLGNHVKFALLTGNFYDGLKEVEGIGRDLEPIPVFYGAPGCAYVPSVAFGGFELVGQS, encoded by the coding sequence GTGGACCTCCTCGAGCTGGCACCCGACGCCACGAAGCGCGCCCTCGCCCAAGGCGCCGAGCAGGCCGAGGCGTTCGCGATCCGCTACGCCACGCGCCACGTGTACATCGAGGACGATGTCCCCAAGGTCGCCGAGGACCGGCACGAAGTGGGCCTAGGCATTCGCGTGGCGCGAGGCCGGCGCGTCGCGTTCGCGTCCACCACGCTCGCGTCGCCGACCGACGCCGCGTCTGCGGTCCGCTCCGCGGTGGCGGGGCTGCGGCAGATCCCGGAGGACCCCAAGTTCGTGGGCTTTGCCCATGGAGACGGAAAGGGAAGCGTGGCCGGCGTCTTCGACGCGGCCACGGCGGACACGGACGTGGAGACGTTCTTGACCAGCGCTCGGGCGTTCGTGGATGCCGCCAAGGAGACGAAGAGCGTCTCCGTGCCCAAGGCGACGTTCCGCCTCCAGGAGTACGCGCTGCGGATCACCAATTCGAACGGCGTGGACGCGGCGCACCGAGGGACGCTTGTCTACGCGTACCTGACCACGAAGGCAGGATCCGGTTCGTCCGTGGGGGAGGGAATCGTGCACGGCGTGCGTCCGCGCTTGAAGGACGTCGACTTCTCCGACCTCGGGAAGGTGTGCGCCCGCCGGGCTGTCGAGAACCGCGAGGCCAAGGCGTTTCCGGGAAAACTCTCGGGGACCACGATCATCGACCCGCAGGAACTCGGCCAACTCTTTCTCCAGGCTGTCGGCGCGGCGGTATGCGGTCAAAACGTCTACCGCAAGCGATCCCCTTGGGCGGACAAGGTGGGCGCGGAGGTCGGCACGCCGCAGGTAACCATCCGCGACCGGCCACGGCTCCGGGGCGGCATGCTCTCCTGCGCCTCGGACGACGAGGGCGCCCCCACGCAGGACCGGACCGTCGTGGGTGCCGGGCGGCTCACGGGCCTCCTTGCGGACACCTACCACGCGCCCCTGGTCTCCGCGAAACCGGGCAATGCGTTCCGCCGCGGCGCCGCGACCCTCGAGGGCGCCTACCTGCGTCCGCCCGAGAACGCGGTCTCCAACCTGGTCCTGGAACCCGGTACGGAATCCTTGGACGACTTGCTTGGAAAGGTGGACCACGGCGTCTACGTGGAGAAGTTCGCCGCGCCCGAGCTCAACCCGATCACGGGCGCCTTCGCGTGCGAGGTGCGCAACGCCACCTTGGTCGAGCGCGGTGGGCTCGGCAACCATGTGAAGTTCGCCCTGCTCACGGGCAACTTCTATGATGGGCTGAAGGAGGTGGAGGGAATCGGCCGCGACCTGGAGCCGATCCCCGTGTTCTACGGTGCGCCGGGCTGCGCCTACGTGCCGTCCGTCGCGTTCGGCGGCTTCGAACTCGTCGGCCAGTCGTGA